DNA from Brassica napus cultivar Da-Ae chromosome C4, Da-Ae, whole genome shotgun sequence:
AGATACTTCCACTTCAGTGATACACACTTCTTCTTGCAAAAGTGATTTTTCTCTAGCAACTATTCGTtcacgaggtgtaactttgatagcAGCTAATCAAGTTATTCAAAAATCTCTAAACCGAGGGTATCAGTTTGGTAAAGCATGCTTAAAATACGTTTTCACAAAAATTaatggtaacatgtttcgtcgtaaaagcctTGTAAAGTTACAAggactttacaacgaattttctccttcctcgtaaaatcgacgtaaatttacatgTAAATTAACACGAAACATTTTCCTTGTAACTTTActacgactttacgacgaaattcagttttgtcgtaaaatcgtagtaattttctcgtaaatttacgaggaatatatttacTCGTAATTTTTCCTCGTTATaggcatgttttcttgtagtgagaagCTTCACTTGAAATTCTAAAATCCGTGATAGGAAGAACACATTGAGATCAAATTTAAAACCGACGTTGAAAAACCTAATTGATAGGGTTTCAGATCGGTTGATAGCCGTCTGTGACAAAAACCGATTGTTGGCCTGCAAGAGTTGAGAAACTCCAGAACCGTTGCCAGAAAAAATAGCACAAAGGCCTTGAATGTTTAGATTTGGAAATAACCTTACAGCAGAGAATTGTTTATAATTCTCAGAGTAGGAGACCCTGAAACCAAAGAGCAattttgattctgaaaattggaGTAAGCGCAAACAAGAGTACGTACAGAGACCAGGCTCATAGATGCCAAACTAAGTCACATATTAGGTTTCTGTTGAGAGTGTGGGGGCCACATGCACAGTCACCATCTTGCTTGTCGAATGTAGTTGTTGTCCGGTGAGGCTCCCCTTCGGGGCAGAGCCAAAGCCGTGCCTCCTTTcaccaaaaagaaattttggcTTATGGCAgcatttttcagaaaaaaacttaataacATATTAGTATTTAACTCATTACTAATCTTACATGGGTTtaagatacttttttttttttatgaatgagGGCATATTTCTTTTGATTGCTTATGTGTGCTATTATTGCTCGCACGGCAGAGCAAGAAGAAATTGATGTGCTGAGAGAGCTAGGGCAGATGCACAGCACATATAGAAGGCTATGGTGGCAAGTGCACCcactctttttcaaaaaaaatatgttttataaagaaACTTGTTTAAATTTTGCCATAATTTTGACCAAAGCCCAGCTATGCACTCATTGGAAATTTGGTTATGCCCCCTTAATTCTATATGTTCATGATGTTATccttcttattttttatatatactaaaatgtcCACCCACTAATAATATGTGCTGGATTCGCCCATGGTTGACATAATCGTATGTGATCCCTCTCGGGACGGTGAGTTTGGAGGTTCTGTGAAGATCCATGCAAGTCTAGCGTTGTCGAATTCATGAAGCATATGTGTTGCATGTGATGTTTAGGCCTCGACAGTCCTCTTAATGTCGATGATAGCTTTTTCTAGGTACGCGGTTTTGATTTATACCTTCTGTTCTTTTTGGTTGTATTATTTCTAGAGGTAACCCTAAATCGGTGAAGCAAGGCGTTGACCCGCGTAAGACTGCTTAATTTCCGCATTGAccgcctaattttttttttcgtccgTGTAAAGTTGAAACAcagttgattattttttactcATTGTTGACAGATTTTGTGTAATTATTCATTACTAAATAATTGTAATTTGctatcaaacccaaaacaaacacatacatactacatttagagatttttttctacCAAACACACCATAATCTAAATGTTCAACGAATCAAAAGGAGGccgtttaaaattatatataaaagttatataattatgtctaAGTACTTGTGTCATCATGTTTAAAATTAGctaaacatattataaatatattaaattatattttaaactagATCATGCATATTTTCCGAGTACCCCCGATTTTTCGGTAACTTACTAGGCCCGAAATTTCCGTCCGACTAGCGATTAGCGTAGTTCCGAACATGAGTTTTTATGGAATTATACAagtaaaaattgtttttaataaaaaatccaCCTGGGTCAATTGACCCACCTGGGAACAAACAGCTCATAACTAAATGTCCTCATACATTGTCATAAAGTACCTTTTATTTTGGCTATACTGAGATGAGTATTTTCAATAAGAATCTGGAATCAAactttttatacaaaaaaacattataggATACAAAAAGCGAGACGTACaagtttaatatttataacataTGCATAGAGATACATAAATAACACTTAGGTACTCAATTAAGTAAAGCAGTGTGTTAGGTGAAGTGCGGTCCCTCTCTAGTGCTGCTCCCACTAAGTTTTATCTTGAAATACTATTTATGAAGAATAGTCCCAATGTGGCATTCCATGCTTATTTAGTACTCATATAACCCAAGATCCGGCTCCAGAGTCTACTTTACTCGCTtctatcttaaaaaaaaaaatggagacaCAACCCTTTAAGATCTTATTGACCATTACCATCGTATTCATCTACCTTCTTGCACACGTCACGTCCAAggaatcatcatcaccatctctGTGCAATGGTTCGGTGGGAGAGTGCAGCAGCGTGGTGGAGACTGAAGAAATGAAGGTGCTAATGGAGTCATGGTCAAGCCAGAGATTTACGGAGGAGCAGACGCAGACGCTTTCATACAAAGCTTTGAGGAGGAATCAGCCGGCTTGCGACGGTGGCAACCGCGGCGAGTCCTACTCCAACAGATGTCTTCCTCCGCCGTCTAATCCTTACAGTAGAGGCTGCTCTAAGCACTACCGTTGCAGGGGTGATTCTTGACCACTCGCCATCATTATGATGACTctttatgtaattttaatttgatgTTTGTCAGTTTGAATTGTTTTGGTTTCAAGTGTAATTTAAGAAAATGGGGTTTCCTTTGTTAGATAAAAGTAAATGTTGGGTGAAAAACAAAGATTTTGCCATATTTGTGTCGGGAGGATGCCTTTTGACCTAGTCGACGCCAACTGCTACGCCTATTATCTCAAGTTCAATTGGAgtgaccaaaataaaataatccgAGTCACTCCCATCAGATCAATCAATACCAACTAACCTTAGCTTGGTGGGATCCATAGTTTGGTACTTTGGTATAGTGGGAATCAAGGGCAGAACACATAAGCGTTTTATTTAGCCAGGACTGCATCAAATTACAAAACTAAGGCGATGCGAAGTTGATGATAAAGTCAACATAATCTGTAAATGTTAACATAAATGAGATATtgaattttcttgtttttcttgaaCACAAAACCCACTAAACTCGATGAATCTTTGGACCAGAAGGCGACGTTGAATCCCCGTAGAACTTTGACTTACTTGTACGAAAGCTTCCATACCTCTCTGACATTGGAGGAGCCATCTGTGACTTCAGACACTAAGGTTGAAGCAAGAACGCCTGCAATGAAGTTAAAGTGAAGCAGTATCAGTAAACGGGTGTATTACCATTGCAGAAGATTAACAAACACAACCCAGATCATTCTTACCGTCTTTCTCAATCATAGACAGGAACTGCCTTGTCCCTCCACCAACCCCGAAATAGTACTTCTTTGCAGCCATGTACACTGCTCCATCAGGATAGGCCAAGCACTGCAAAAAGAATCAAGAATCAAACCTTCGATGAATTTTAAAGAATGTTCATATCTAGGAGACTAGGATAAAACGAGAGTATACCCTTTTGATCAGTTCACAGAGACTTTTCTGAGCAGAGATGGAATAAATTGTCTCAGCCATTAGAATGATGTCATAACCCCCCTTCTTATCAGTCTCGCCATCATTAACTAGTGGAAGAAGCTGATGAACTTCACTCCACTCACCTGCAAAGAAGCGTACTTCTGTATCACCTACTGAGACAGACGGACGCTTCTCAGACAGATTAGCATTCAGATTGGGAATGGTGAGACATCGAAGGACCTCAGCATTGAAGTCCTGCAAATGAACTGCATCTGCACCCTGGACaccaaatagaaaaaaaataatttagaaagaTCTAAGAAAATGATTTTAGCCACAGAGCTGAGAAGTATCAGCTTACCTTGAGACACGCATAGATTCCTGGAAGTGCATGACCACATCCAAGCTGAAACCATAGATTCAACGACTTAAGTATGAATTAGAATAAACAAGAACATGTAATACATCATATTCCTGGATCATCATCATAAGTAAGATAACAAACATAGTTGAATTCTATATATCTTTATCTTCAAAAACAGGATCAAGAAGCAATGAGGTTACCTCGAGGACCCGTTTTCCGGGGAATGAAATGTTCCCAGTTTGAGTTTCTTTCTCAAGAGCTTTGACAAGATCTATAGATCCTTCCCAAAGCTTAAGCCCACCTGTATCAAATCGAATTTGAGGATACTTTACGTGTAACGATAATGCAGTGATGCAGACCACATAAACCATATCAAGAATATTGTAGATTACCTTCATATACTCCAGGAACCAAATCCGAATTAGGCAATCCAAAGACCTCTTTTGTGTTCACACGACCCTAACACCAAAACAGAGACTGAATACACTCACTTCCATGAACAACATCATCAATGGTTTAGCATATAGCTAATTAAAGTACTATGAGTTGAACAAAAAGCTCACCTTCAAAAGAGTGACTTCGCCGATACTCACTTTATCCACTGTGAAAGCAACGGAGGAAGAGACCTACTGCGACGGAATCCCAGGAAATCAAGAGATGGAAAGTTACGGGAGAAGATAAGAGAGGAAGTGAAAAGGGACGATACCTCGGAGGAGAATACTTCAACAGGAGGAGGCGGTGGAGGACGAGGTGGTTCTGGTGAATCGAAGAACCCTAAACCTTGGGATGATGACTTATCGTTCGAACAAGAGAAAAGCTGAAACGTCGGATTAGTCGCCATCGATGAAAGCTTCGGCAGCAGCTCTTCGACACACCAGAGCAGAGCACAGAGGAAACAAATAAGAACCCATCGAACAGTCGGTATAACGCTTGATTCAACGgttcattaaaccaataaattaTCTATCAATTTGCTTTTATCAGGGAATTAAAATTCATTTGatttcggttcagatttttAGATAAAcaactagtggtattccggcccTTATGTTTTACTCTTACAtgaatttacaatttattttatggttttagtAAAAacttatgttcaaaaatatgaaaatgaaaatatgtctGAAAGAAAATAATGCTTTTTCATCTATTTGATAATGGTTAGCGACTATAATGTATTACTTTGTTTTTGGTTACTTAGTTCAAAGTGGAATAGCATAAGTGGTTGTGACTAATTGattcaataataataaaataaaaaaccgaTAGTCGTAACAAAgttaatttagttgaaatttaaacatatagtaaagttgatgttttatttaCATAACATACTTATACTGTTAAGTATCATGTAGACAGTATATAAAAACAACgacatttgaaattttattttagagactAATCTGAATTTCTTACCAAAAAATAAGGTAGTTAAGCTCATATTTATCCGTAAGCCGTAAAGGAAAGCTTCATGAATTATTTTCTTTGTAACTCTAATTCTGCTCTCCATATTGGATTCAAACAACAAAGCAAGCTCAAATGTATCATCCGAAGAAAAACAACATGAAAATCCAAATTTCAATTCGACAGCCCTAAGTAGAATTAAGCTTTTCTTCGTAAAtcattgataaaacaattgaaatgtACAGATTCAAAGTTCGTTTCGTCGACACAGTGAGAATCACAATTTTGATCGTCGTTAGAGATGATTTCAACAGCTCGTCGTCGCCGCCGCAACGTTTTTTTTGTGGTTGCAATTTATTATTTGTTCTAATTTGATTACAATTAAAATAAGGGAATTATAGACTTTTTCTTAATGAAGGTTATTTAGTTGATTTTCagcttaaaatattattttggtgacaaaaacttaaaatgagTTATTGAAGAGAATTGACCACAATttaactcattaaaatattttgtctgCCTCCAATCAATATTTGTCCGGTCCTTGTTTCTCACAGTTTTAGTTCGTCTTTTTTATTAACTAAAACCAACTATTGATTATTtcctcttatattttttttgaaaaagaaaaaagaaaaaaatattagagagaATAATCAATATTTCCTCTTATATTTGCTCGCTCAACTTATATAGTAGTTTTTGtcgatatatttatattattaaaaaagaagtacccatttgaaaatgttcttacttcattaattaaactccttttttttttgcttgtctttttcagttgcatttatgaaatatcctaaaacgaataaaactgtctaatttattacttgtcttttcagttacattaatgaaatatgcttaaatgaatttaaacttcctaatttattgtttgtctttttcagttaccttaatgaaatatccttaaataaatttggacataatgtcatttaatcaaccaaaaaaacttatGACTTATCTTTacatgcataattttaatattggagatttttaaaaacgtgcatcattaaaatgttacctaaaacatgcagcactaatatataacatgcatcaataaaactagaatttgactcacacaattgtacggatattattttcagttgattaaatttaaaaataattatttattcaaaaaatatttaagaatgactatgttttttaaaattatatggtattatttgctcataactcatttgtcatttgctaaattgttagaaagaaaattttagcataatataactcagttgtcatttgctaaatttatggtttttattaatattttttattatttaattataatattttcattttatatttgaaaaataaatgaattttctttcaaatagtatttttgtaaatgtattttttaaaaaataatcaatttaaattgttattatcattgaatatacttatttttgacataatttgagttttcgtttacatcaaaacttatcatattttaggataattttaatttaaaatgtaattttcatttttttcaaacaaattctaaaaatattttttaaatattttgttataattttttaaaaaatattgagttgcatttcaaataaaaaggtaatgatattaaaaatattctaattaaaatatgtaaaatttaatatagttttaaagaaatggtcaaaataaaaacattacacataaaaaaaaatcatgatttttgttaactgagcggatcattatttatatgatatcacacacaaaagaaaaatttctgtttttacaattatctaattaactctatatactcattttcttatatatttttatatgatatcacacattcgtaaaaaaatagatatattaagatgcaaaaaaaaaatatttactcaatgaatataatatgaacgaatattacaaatacatcatttaataaaataaataatttataactgaaaattcatacccGCGCTAGCGCGCGGGTCAGGGTCTAgtattctattaaaactgaagtacaaaatcATTATTACCTATTTTAAGTGGGTCTTTACAGattttcattctcttttttttactaattctAGCCAGTTCATTTATTGTATTCATTTAAGTGTTTTATTACAtcttttatattcatttttcaCTCTTCCAAATTACGTCATTAATTGTAGTTACCATAATAATTTGATGTCATCTATTTTACGTATTAACCATAATAACTTCACGTGTTTAAATGAAATTGCTACATTAGTGACAAAAATTCAAACCgcttaacaaatttttttttattattttacataatcAGATAGACATGAGCATCAGATACAAATCGGTTTTTACGAGTATCGagtttttggatttaaaaattaaattatgttcGGATATTACAAATTTTTGGACATGGTTGGAGTTGGATTCTTCAGGGTCCGGGTAATTTTGTtggaacctaaaaatatctaaataaccgatatgtttaaaaatgttaacaaacaatttataaaaaggtaaagatcaAACCCACCCGGGGGTGCGGATCAAGTTCTAGTACTTATTTAAAAACTTGGCTCACAATTTGTATATATCTTTTAGCTTGCTAATCTTTCAATAGTGGAATTCTGTTTATTTAGTTATCTAATTATATTTGTATGTTTATTGAAAACTTATAGATGTGTATTTAACTTATTTTGGTTggtttcaaccaaaaaaaaactatatgtttCTCACAAAAATACTATaagatatatattaatcatataaataaaattattttgtgtgCTTCAAATGATTCACTTACTAATTTATGTAAtgcaatataaataaataatttttaattataaatatgatttatttatataaagattattataaaaaaaaaacaatttattacatgttaaaaaatatttgtgaatAGAAGACGAGAAGAGTTTTGTAGATGTTGGAATCTTGTTTACGTAAGTGTTCTCAAAGTCGTCACTGAAGGTGAGTGGAGTTGGCGGTTGTTTGTTCTGTTGATGGTCATTGTTAAATAACATGAAGGTGGTGTTGTAAGCTGAGGGTTGACTGGAATTTAAATTATTAGTATTATAACTTATATCGAGTTCAAGACAGccaaataaaaggaaaaaagcAGCAGCAGTtattaaataaggaaacaaacgCATATATTCAAACATACAAAAAGCCTAAATCAAAGGGAGTAGTTGCGGGAAGACGCgatgagaactacataactTAAGAAGTTAAGCTTTGCGCAGCTTTTTCCCAGCGCACACCTCTTTCGGAAGAAGAATCATCTCAGCATTAATTCCATGTGAGTAGGTAAAGTTGGAGTGGCAGCTGAAGTTCCTTCAACCATCAACAACGTCATCCCACCGTTGGTCTTAGGTGCTTCCCTGGTCGCACCATTAGAAGCCTTAGTGTTCACAGCTCCAGTGCCAGGGTTCCTCTCGGTGCATAGACAATTCAAAAAACGAGAACTAAATAGAGTAAGCCGAGTACACATATAGACAAAGGGTAGCATGTACATGTTCCGCAAAGTTTGGCAGGGGCTGACGTTCATTGTCATCGAAGGTCCTTGCTGTGGTTAAAGACTGATGTTTACAAGAAGAAAACTTGAACTCGAACAGCTTTAACTTGAAAGTGTAGGTTCTGCCTACTAAATCCTTTAAGGTATGTTGGCAGTGGTCTCGCCTCTGTGTCTTCACAGATGCATCcagtttcacaaaaaaaaaagaaatctagTACGCTGTGTTGATATTTGGCATAAATTCTAACACATTTCCAAATGTAGGAGCAATATTACCATGAGCTGTGCGGGTTGTATCTTTATTGCAaactattccttttttttttatctctaaaCCTCTTCATGGAGGGCTTGCTTTCTCATTCTCCATCCTAGTTTCGAAAATCAAACTCAGAAACTCGTTAACAGTTATAAGCATGTAGGATTACCTAAAGAAAAGAACACACATcactattaatttttaatttagaagCAACAGAGACAAGACCTATTAACCAAACTTTTATTAGTTGGATTTCATGTGATTACATAATCAATTTTCTGTTAAATGACAATTCTCTCAAAAGacatttttttcatcaaaaggcTCTCTCAAAAGacatttaaatgaattttttcaCCAAGAAAacatacaagaaaaaaatgaccaaCAAATGTTTTAGTGAAAAGATAAAAGacacttatatataaatataaataaatatttaaataaataaaaaattattattattttcaattcgaaatttttattttattttttccataaaaatttaaatttttaaattttatttttgaagtccaaaaattctttttgaatctattttaaatattaatttatttactttttaaactcCACTTCACTCCTtatatctaaaccctaaatctagattagaCCTAAGTGTTAGGGGGGAGATCAGTTTTGGTTCTGTTGATTTGGAACCCAAAATAAATACCTCTACTTTGATATAGATATTTCTTCaatatttactatttttcataattttttggtttgtaaaactatttattcgatttattttgataaaaagaaaggGCACTAAATGCAAAAATggtataaaaatgttttatccCATAACGACAAATGAGCTTGACCTGCACTTCCGCGCGGctgttaattttttataaattgtttaatgaAATTTCTACAGACATaggtttttttgtttatttttttaagttccTACACATCAGAACCGAACCCACCCAGACCTGGAAGAATCCGATTCGAACCCCACCCGAAAATTTGTAAAACCCGAGTGGAGCCTAattttaaaatcgaaaaagCTCCATACCCGAAAGAACCACTATGTACCAGAACGGATACATGAATACTCATACCTAACTGATTatgtaagaaaattaaaaagttatttgctaaatgttttaaatttttgtcacagATGGAGAAAATTCATTCAAACATGTGAAATTATTATAGTTAATACGTAAAATAATTGATGTCTAATTATTATGGTAAAGACAATTAATTAAGTAGTTAAGAAGTGAAATAAAACACTGAAAATAGGTAcgttctatttttttctataataaatattgtcatattatttgggaaataacaattaaaaaggtaagatgaaattaaataaggaaagaacagatctaacaaatctgttgaaaataggtttagttatattttgtacttcaattttaataatatagatgtacGTATTTTTTGGACTAAAGAACAATTTTCcctaatttaattttcatttttttacttACAACAACAAAAGCAATTTACCTTGATTGGTACAACTGATGATAAACAATAGCATTATGCTATAGAAATATTATGCTAAATaacttgtatatatgttttcactAATGTATTTAATAAAAAGCAATAGTAGTACACTATTTAAAAAgtatcataaaaattaatatataatatgttttttcttaaatattatatatatttataatatgcatttattttctattttcgttattaaaattaattaattttattgaattatataaactaaagtatattttaaatgtgaaatattactttaaaattaaaaattaaaaacatttaattttaaaatttatttttgaatataaaaataattttatactattaaataagggttttctgcaaaaaaacccTCAATGTGGTTTTGTTTTGCGAATTAATCCGCAAACTCAAAAACCTACGGGTCAACCCTCCAAGTGCCAGTCAAACCGCAATATAACCCTCGGCcgtatatatgtgtatttgactgtgtataattttaacatttttcaatactacgtcgttttggcgctaattttttaatgaaaaaaatttgttgaactCGGGGTTCGAAACTTGAACCTTAAACACTATGTGCATGCTATATAACCATCCCggccaacaaatatatttgtttacttaaCAAACGCAATTATATAGATTTCTAAAAATTCATTCCGAAATGaccttgtttcttcttcttctcttggaCATGGGAGCTTGCGTAAATGCACAATGAAGGTGGGGTGATCCTTTGATTGTTACTCAAGCATTtattttttcgattttcttTACTTATAGTTATTATCTCACATGTTTTGAACAACAATCGGGATGAGATTCACGTTTCCGGCTCATCTCCGCATTCTTCTTCGAGTGTTATCGTGGCCAAAGGAAAGAAGAAAGATATGATGCGCTCCCATGAcgatagaaaaaaaagaaatatatgctGCGCTTTTATGGAT
Protein-coding regions in this window:
- the LOC106390828 gene encoding histidine protein methyltransferase 1 homolog encodes the protein MATNPTFQLFSCSNDKSSSQGLGFFDSPEPPRPPPPPPVEVFSSEVSSSVAFTVDKVSIGEVTLLKGRVNTKEVFGLPNSDLVPGVYEGGLKLWEGSIDLVKALEKETQTGNISFPGKRVLELGCGHALPGIYACLKGADAVHLQDFNAEVLRCLTIPNLNANLSEKRPSVSVGDTEVRFFAGEWSEVHQLLPLVNDGETDKKGGYDIILMAETIYSISAQKSLCELIKRCLAYPDGAVYMAAKKYYFGVGGGTRQFLSMIEKDGVLASTLVSEVTDGSSNVREVWKLSYK
- the LOC106395049 gene encoding protein RALF-like 32, which produces METQPFKILLTITIVFIYLLAHVTSKESSSPSLCNGSVGECSSVVETEEMKVLMESWSSQRFTEEQTQTLSYKALRRNQPACDGGNRGESYSNRCLPPPSNPYSRGCSKHYRCRGDS